One Centroberyx gerrardi isolate f3 chromosome 2, fCenGer3.hap1.cur.20231027, whole genome shotgun sequence DNA window includes the following coding sequences:
- the nefla gene encoding neurofilament light polypeptide, with the protein MSSIGYDPYYGASSYRRWYVEAAPRVVVTRGRSHSVYSSHASPLSSSRLQYSSPGRVLLSSSSPASSLELELSQAAQISSEFRTVRTQERAQLQDLNDRFAGFIERVRELEQQNRALEAELLLLRQRHSEPSRLRALYEQEARALRAAVDEARAEQQSALGQRERLEQTLSALQARYEEEVLAREEAEGRLMEARRASDQAALARAELEKSVETLLEELAFLKRIHEGEVAELQAQAHLGAQVAVESETATPDLSGALRDIRSQYERLAARNMQSAEEWFRGKVGSLTESVAQHTDAVRSSKDEAGEYRRQLQARLLEIDACRGLNESLEKQLHEMDEKQSAEIATMQDTIGELENELRGTKQEMARYLKEYQDLLNVKMALDIEIAAYRKLLEGEESRFSVGVAGGVSALYSHTLSAPSFARPVFSSLGSGSSYLMTSRLLSSFSTTEEVISASQAQQAEASPPAEEEEVHKEEEEKEEEAGEETEEKKEEEEEKEEEEGEEKVEGAEEEKEDGEEAKEGEEDEGEKEKDKGEGEEAEGKEEAEEGDKTEGSDDKDEGAKDEEKEEKEEEAKSEEKQEDKVDAKKEDKSDDKDDKADEKTDDKAAEKKDKADAKEEKDEGKAAKPEKKSDTPAEEKKKDETKGKK; encoded by the exons ATGAGTAGCATCGGCTATGACCCCTATTACGGCGCCTCCTCATACCGCCGCTGGTATGTAGAGGCTGCCCCCCGTGTGGTGGTGACCAGAGGGAGGTCCCACTCTGTCTACTCTTCCCATGCTTCCCCACTTTCCTCCAGCCGTCTGCAGTACTCCTCTCCCGGCCGggtgctgctctcctcctcctcgccagCCTCCTCCCTGGAGCTGGAGCTCAGCCAGGCGGCCCAGATCAGCTCTGAATTCCGCACCGTACGCACCCAGGAGCGCGCCCAGCTGCAGGACCTCAACGATCGCTTTGCTGGCTTCATTGAGCGAGTGCgggagctggagcagcagaaCCGTGCCCTGGAGGCAGAACTCCTACTGCTGAGGCAGAGGCACAGTGAGCCGTCCCGCCTGCGGGCGCTGTACGAGCAAGAGGCCCGGGCCCTGAGGGCAGCTGTGGATGAGGCAAGGgcagagcagcagtcagccCTGGGCCAGAGAGAGCGGCTGGAACAAACCCTGAGCGCCCTGCAGGCCCGCTATGAGGAAGAAGTGCTGGCTCGCGAGGAAGCCGAGGGCAGGCTGATGGAGGCTCGCCGTGCATCTGACCAGGCCGCCTTAGCCAGGGCTGAGCTGGAGAAGAGCGTGGAAAccctgctggaggagctggccTTCCTCAAGAGGATCCATGAGGGTGAGGTGGCCGAGCTTCAGGCCCAGGCCCACCTGGGGGCCCAGGTGGCGGTAGAGTCTGAGACCGCCACACCGGACCTGTCTGGGGCTCTGAGGGATATCCGGTCCCAGTACGAGAGGCTGGCAGCCAGGAACATGCAGTCTGCTGAAGAGTGGTTCAGAGGGAAAGTGGGCTCCCTGACTGAGAGCGTGGCCCAGCACACCGACGCCGTGAGGAGCTCCAAGGATGAAGCGGGAGAGTACCGTCGCCAGCTGCAGGCCCGCCTGCTGGAGATCGACGCATGCAGAGGCCTCAATGAGTCCCTGGAGAAACAACTGCATGAGATGGATGAGAAGCAGAGCGCTGAGATCGCCACCATGCAG GACACCATCGGGGAGCTGGAGAATGAACTGAGGGGCACCAAACAGGAAATGGCCCGCTACCTGAAGGAGTACCAGGACCTTCTCAATGTCAAGATGGCTTTGGACATTGAGATTGCTGCATACAG GAAGCTTCTGGAAGGGGAGGAGTCTCGCTTCAGCGTGGGAGTGGCCGGGGGCGTGTCTGCTCTGTACAGCCACACATTGTCAGCACCCTCCTTCGCCCGGCCCGTCTTCTCCAGCCTGGGCTCTGGCTCCTCCTATTTGATGACATCACGTCTGCTCAGCTCCTTCAGCACCACTGAAGAGGTCATCTCTGCCAGCCAGGCCCAGCAAGCAGAGGCCAGTCCGCCTGCGGAAGAGGAGGAAGTAcacaaggaagaggaggagaaggaggaggaggcaggagaagagactgaggagaaaaaggaggaagaggaggagaaggaggaggaagagggagaagagaaggtggagggggctgaggaagagaaggaagatggagaggaggctaaggaaggagaagaag atgagggagagaaagagaaggacaaaggagagggagaggaggccgaGGGCAAGGAAGAGGCAGAAGAGGGAGACAAAACAGAAGGATCTGATGACAAAGATGAGGGTGCAAAAgacgaagagaaagaggagaaggaagaggaagcaaAGAGTGAAGAGAAACAAGAAGATAAAGTCGATGCAAAGAAAGAAGACAAATCCGATGACAAGGACGACAAAGCCGACGAGAAGACAGATGACAAAGCTGCAGAGAAAAAAGATAAAGCTGACGCcaaagaggagaaagatgaaggAAAGGCAGCCAAGCCTGAGAAGAAGAGCGACACACCcgcagaagagaagaagaaagatgaaACAAAGGGTAAGAAGTAA
- the pgam2 gene encoding phosphoglycerate mutase 2, whose product MAAVHRLVIVRHGESAWNQENRFCGWFDADLSEKGLEEAKRGALAIKEAGMKFDVCYTSVLKRAVKTLWTIMEGTDQMWLPVIRTWRLNERHYGGLTGLNKAETAEKHGEEQVKIWRRSFDIPPPPMDKDHAYHKIISESRRYKGLKAGELPTCESLKDTIARALPFWNDVIAPEIKAGKNVIIAAHGNSLRGIVKHLEGMSDAAIMELNLPTGIPIVYELDANLKPVKPMAFLGDEETVKKAMEAVAAQGKAKK is encoded by the exons ATGGCTGCCGTCCATCGTTTGGTTATTGTTCGCCACGGTGAGAGTGCCTGGAACCAAGAGAACCGCTTCTGCGGCTGGTTCGACGCTGACCTCAGTGAGAAGGGTCTGGAGGAGGCCAAGCGTGGCGCCCTGGCCATCAAGGAGGCCGGCATGAAGTTTGATGTGTGCTACACCTCTGTGCTGAAGCGTGCCGTCAAGACCCTGTGGACCATCATGGAGGGCACAGACCAGATGTGGTTGCCCGTTATCCGTACCTGGCGCCTGAACGAGCGCCACTACGGAGGCCTCACTGGCCTCAACAAGGCTGAGACGGCTGAAAAGCACGGTGAGGAGCAGGTCAAGATCTGGCGTCGCTCCTTCgacatcccccctccccccatggACAAGGACCACGCTTACCACAAAATCATCAGTGAG TCTAGGCGCTACAAGGGCCTGAAGGCTGGTGAGCTGCCCACATGTGAATCACTGAAGGACACCATTGCCCGTGCCCTGCCATTCTGGAATGATGTCATCGCTCCTGAGATCAAAGCTGGAAAGAACGTCATCATCGCTGCCCATGGCAACAGTCTCCGTGGCATCGTCAAGCACTTAGAGG GTATGTCTGATGCCGCCATCATGGAGCTGAACCTGCCCACAGGAATCCCAATTGTGTACGAGCTGGACGCAAACCTGAAGCCAGTGAAGCCCATGGCTTTCCTGGGCGACGAGGAAACCGTAAAGAAGGCCATGGAGGCCGTGGCTGCCCAAGGCAAAGCGAAGAAGTAA
- the LOC139923130 gene encoding syntaxin-2-like, protein MDDVTVPVKSNVNIEELFKTVAEVRGLIETISSQAEAVVRRHGAILSAPNPQQRKKDELEKLNNEIKKNVHFVWAKLKSMQASLPLDENSNSASVNQRIQKNQHSHLTRWFMEVLRGYYNAQISFRERCKAQIQRQLEIVDKVPTDEELEEMLHSDSPAIFTSDIISGTQIPRQALNEIESRHQDIVRLESSIRELHEMFADIAMLVETQGELMNSIEKNLTSAAEYVDTGKADTKNAVLYMKNTHRVMPLPSFFNLFKSSTAAKTAAGQNPSDLKP, encoded by the exons atggaCGATGTGACTGTTCCAGTGAAGAGCAACGTTAACATTGAGGAACTTTTCAAAACG GTGGCAGAGGTGAGAGGCCTCATTGAAACAATCTCCTCTCAAGCGGAGGCGGTGGTGAGGAGACATGGCGCCATCCTCTCTGCTCCAAACCCACAGCAGA GAAAAAAAGATGAGCTGGAGAAGCTGAACAATGAAATCAAGAAAAATGTCCACTTCGTCTGGGCCAAGTTGAAAT cCATGCAGGCGAGCTTGCCTCTAGATGAGAACAGCAACAGTGCCTCCGTGAACCAGCGTATCCAGAAGAACCAG CACTCACACCTGACTCGGTGGTTTATGGAAGTCTTGAGGGGCTACTACAACGCACAAATCTCCTTCAGAGAGAGGTGCAAAGCACAAATTCAGAGGCAGCTAGAAATCG tgGATAAAGTGCCTACAGATGAAGAGTTGGAGGAGATGCTTCACAGTGACAGTCCTGCCATCTTCACATCTGAT ATCATCTCAGGCACTCAGATTCCACGCCAGGCCCTGAATGAGATCGAGTCCCGTCATCAGGACATAGTCCGTCTGGAGTCGAGCATCAGAGAGCTGCACGAGATGTTTGCTGACATCGCCATGCTTGTGGAGACCCAG GGGGAGTTGATGAACAGCATAGAAAAAAATTTAACCAGTGCTGCAGAGTATGTAGACACGGGCAAAGCAGATACCAAGAACGCAGTCCTctacatgaaaaacacacacagggtaatGCCTCTCCCGAGCTTCTTCAACCTATTCAAGAGTTCCACCGCTGCTAAAACTGCTGCTGGACAAAACCCCTCAGACTTAAAACCATGA